The following proteins are co-located in the Clostridiales bacterium genome:
- the rlmH gene encoding 23S rRNA (pseudouridine(1915)-N(3))-methyltransferase RlmH, with translation MNITILCIGKLKERYWTEAIAEYSKRLSKYCTLTINELKEEKAPDNPSNAEESAVKDAEGKSILKQIKKDSYVIVLAIKGKELDSEALSEKIRTLGISGKSDITFVIGGSFGLSDEVLSRADFQLSFSKLTFPHQMMRVILLEQIYRSFKIIRNETYHK, from the coding sequence ATGAATATCACTATTCTGTGTATCGGAAAGCTGAAGGAACGATACTGGACGGAAGCTATTGCGGAATACAGCAAACGCCTAAGCAAATATTGTACATTAACAATAAACGAATTGAAGGAAGAAAAAGCACCTGATAACCCTTCAAACGCTGAAGAATCGGCGGTTAAGGATGCAGAGGGAAAAAGCATCCTGAAACAAATCAAGAAAGATTCTTATGTAATTGTTTTGGCGATCAAGGGAAAAGAATTGGACTCCGAAGCTCTTTCGGAAAAGATCCGAACCTTGGGCATTTCGGGAAAAAGCGATATCACCTTTGTCATAGGAGGCTCGTTCGGCTTATCAGATGAGGTTTTATCAAGAGCAGATTTCCAGCTGTCTTTTTCAAAACTCACCTTCCCGCATCAGATGATGCGAGTAATTTTGCTGGAGCAGATTTACAGGAGCTTTAAGATCATAAGGAATGAAACGTATCATAAATGA
- a CDS encoding ribonuclease HI, producing the protein MKAINIYTDGACSGNQNETNIGGWGAVLEYGDHKKELFGGEINTTNNRMEMMALLSAFQALTKDRLTIRVFSDSSYLMNCFREKWYVNWYRNNWKTSKRTDVENRDLWEALFSFINRHEISFYRVKGHVNLNSKSTKIEPIYEKFREWNGLDFSMEDFLYITSMNNRADELANMGIDSVK; encoded by the coding sequence ATGAAGGCGATTAATATTTATACCGACGGAGCCTGTTCGGGGAATCAGAATGAAACAAATATCGGCGGTTGGGGTGCTGTATTGGAGTATGGAGACCACAAAAAAGAACTCTTTGGCGGCGAAATCAACACCACAAACAATCGTATGGAAATGATGGCCCTTCTCAGTGCATTTCAGGCACTTACAAAAGATCGCCTGACGATTCGAGTCTTTTCTGACAGCTCCTATCTCATGAACTGTTTTCGTGAGAAATGGTACGTTAATTGGTATCGAAACAACTGGAAGACTTCAAAAAGGACTGATGTGGAAAACCGAGATTTGTGGGAAGCCCTATTTTCATTTATCAACCGACATGAAATCAGCTTTTATCGGGTCAAGGGCCATGTAAATTTAAACAGTAAAAGCACAAAAATTGAGCCGATTTATGAAAAATTCCGGGAGTGGAATGGACTCGATTTCTCAATGGAGGATTTTCTTTATATTACCAGTATGAACAATCGTGCCGATGAGCTTGCCAACATGGGCATTGACAGTGTAAAGTGA
- a CDS encoding MBL fold metallo-hydrolase, with protein sequence MGVMTERFFTSSNKAHTIITIMINNKEKSKMTLSFCSFSSGSSGNCYLIKSETTAILVDAGISGKKIFEGLDMTNTPREQLAALLITHEHVDHTKSLRTMMNRQKTLKAYANAMTWKQISCPICEEQKGIFQTGDTFLIGDILVKAFPVSHDAAEPVGYTFSSRDKKIGIVTDTGCMSEEIISSIIDTDILILEANHDVDMLKLGKYPWFLKQRVLGAEGHLSNEAAGETILRLLSENKKERQVLLAHLSRENNFPEMAYQTVKNILEEADYYIGKHLKLNTIIRDEVSLIYEI encoded by the coding sequence ATGGGAGTAATGACCGAAAGATTCTTCACTTCATCAAACAAGGCACACACAATCATCACAATTATGATCAACAATAAGGAGAAATCAAAAATGACTTTAAGCTTCTGTTCTTTTTCCAGCGGAAGCAGCGGGAACTGCTATTTAATAAAGTCTGAGACTACGGCCATTTTGGTGGATGCGGGGATCAGCGGAAAAAAAATTTTTGAAGGACTAGACATGACCAATACGCCGAGAGAACAGCTCGCCGCTCTGCTTATAACCCATGAGCATGTGGATCATACCAAGAGCCTGCGGACGATGATGAATCGGCAAAAAACCTTGAAGGCCTATGCAAATGCCATGACCTGGAAACAGATCAGCTGTCCCATCTGTGAAGAGCAGAAAGGGATCTTCCAGACGGGAGACACCTTTCTCATCGGAGATATTCTGGTAAAGGCATTTCCGGTTTCCCATGATGCAGCTGAACCTGTAGGATACACCTTCTCGTCAAGAGATAAAAAGATTGGCATCGTTACCGATACAGGATGCATGAGTGAGGAAATCATCTCTTCGATCATAGATACAGATATCCTGATCCTAGAGGCCAATCACGACGTGGATATGCTGAAACTGGGTAAATATCCATGGTTTTTGAAGCAAAGGGTTTTGGGAGCAGAGGGGCATTTATCCAATGAGGCTGCAGGGGAGACCATATTGCGATTGTTGTCCGAAAACAAGAAAGAACGGCAGGTTCTGCTGGCACACTTAAGCAGGGAAAATAACTTTCCTGAAATGGCCTACCAAACGGTTAAAAATATCCTGGAGGAAGCAGACTATTACATAGGAAAGCATTTGAAGCTCAATACAATCATCAGAGATGAGGTAAGCTTGATCTATGAGATTTAA
- a CDS encoding PDZ domain-containing protein, giving the protein MEKDEFDFSSTKNSEGVQDNGFEYEGQGTGAFTGGADGSENYSGIYGQYAADAAGAAAGAATKVTVKKRGVGRKIVAVILVVLLSAGAGFGGGLAALYYGQNLIGSPASSQITITPSDKINTAEAIAAKVIPSVVGISTSTEVTYQSFFGTQKGVQNGVGTGIIVDEKGYILTNSHVVSDGNAKEIVVQLTDGREVTGTVLWNDKSIDLAIVKIEALNLTAAELGNSDEVKIGSYAAAIGNPLGLAFDRSVTQGVISGLNRTIAVSDGQQSQVTMDGLIQTDASINSGNSGGPLLNSQGQVIGINSAKAQTGEGLGFAIPINTAKPIVDEIKTKGEFKRSYIGIKGGNVAEYLDAYPEANLGTKTGVYIAQIYTDSPAAAAGMKEGDIIVSLEDKKIETMTQLISTLFQYRPGDTVKLSVIRNTRQMTFSVKLTSMDEETGRPELPQSPQ; this is encoded by the coding sequence ATGGAGAAAGATGAGTTTGACTTTAGCAGTACAAAAAATAGTGAAGGCGTGCAAGATAACGGTTTCGAATATGAAGGTCAGGGAACAGGAGCCTTTACAGGCGGAGCTGACGGCTCTGAAAATTATTCCGGTATCTATGGTCAGTATGCTGCAGATGCAGCTGGGGCGGCGGCAGGCGCTGCAACAAAAGTAACTGTGAAAAAACGGGGCGTTGGGCGTAAGATCGTTGCCGTGATCCTCGTGGTTCTTCTTTCCGCGGGAGCAGGTTTTGGCGGAGGGCTGGCAGCGCTGTACTATGGGCAGAATTTAATTGGCTCTCCGGCATCAAGCCAAATCACCATAACGCCCAGCGATAAGATCAATACAGCAGAAGCAATTGCTGCGAAAGTAATTCCTTCGGTAGTCGGAATCAGCACCAGCACCGAGGTAACCTATCAGAGCTTCTTTGGCACGCAAAAGGGGGTACAAAACGGTGTGGGTACAGGAATTATCGTCGATGAAAAGGGATATATCCTTACCAACTCCCATGTAGTAAGTGACGGAAACGCCAAGGAGATTGTTGTTCAGCTTACTGACGGAAGAGAGGTAACCGGGACCGTTCTGTGGAACGATAAAAGCATCGATTTGGCTATCGTAAAAATAGAGGCATTGAATCTCACCGCAGCGGAGCTTGGAAATTCCGATGAAGTTAAGATTGGCTCTTATGCAGCAGCAATTGGAAATCCACTGGGCCTGGCGTTTGACAGAAGCGTTACCCAAGGCGTTATCAGCGGACTAAACAGAACCATTGCGGTTTCTGACGGTCAGCAATCTCAGGTCACCATGGACGGTCTGATTCAGACCGATGCGTCAATCAATTCAGGAAACAGCGGCGGACCTTTGCTCAACAGTCAGGGTCAGGTCATCGGCATTAATTCTGCCAAGGCACAGACCGGGGAAGGCTTGGGATTTGCAATCCCCATCAACACGGCAAAACCGATCGTCGATGAGATTAAAACAAAGGGAGAATTCAAGCGCTCCTACATCGGTATCAAGGGCGGAAATGTGGCCGAATATCTGGATGCTTATCCGGAAGCAAATCTGGGGACCAAGACCGGCGTGTATATCGCACAGATTTATACCGATTCTCCGGCAGCAGCAGCGGGAATGAAGGAAGGCGACATCATCGTCAGCCTGGAAGATAAGAAAATTGAAACAATGACGCAGCTCATCAGTACCCTGTTCCAGTATCGTCCGGGAGATACGGTAAAGCTTTCGGTAATCAGGAACACAAGGCAGATGACCTTCAGCGTCAAGCTAACCTCCATGGATGAAGAGACTGGCAGACCGGAACTTCCTCAGTCGCCGCAATAA